Proteins from one bacterium genomic window:
- a CDS encoding AsnC family transcriptional regulator: MDEIDRKILNLIQSDFPVHPRPFGEVGRQVGLSEEQVLQRVRQMKAAGVIRRIGGSFDSRKLGFYSTLCAAKVPTEDLERFNSVINSYPGVTHNYQRDHHYNIWFTLIGESPEAVMRTLEEMAQKAGVKEIVSLPARRTFKIRVKFEL, translated from the coding sequence ATGGACGAGATAGACCGAAAAATACTCAATCTTATTCAAAGCGACTTCCCCGTGCACCCAAGGCCCTTTGGGGAGGTTGGAAGGCAGGTGGGCCTGAGCGAGGAGCAGGTGCTGCAGAGGGTTCGCCAAATGAAGGCAGCCGGGGTCATTCGCAGAATAGGTGGGAGCTTTGACTCCAGGAAGCTGGGATTCTACAGCACCCTTTGCGCCGCAAAGGTCCCCACAGAGGACTTGGAGCGTTTCAATAGCGTGATCAACTCCTACCCGGGGGTGACGCACAACTATCAGCGGGATCACCACTACAACATATGGTTTACTCTCATAGGCGAAAGCCCGGAAGCAGTGATGAGGACCCTGGAGGAGATGGCCCAGAAGGCCGGTGTGAAGGAAATAGTCAGCCTTCCGGCCAGAAGGACCTTTAAGATCAGAGTGAAATTCGAGCTCTAA
- the polA gene encoding DNA polymerase I: MSQTPRVHLIDGSSYIYRAFYAIRELKTSQGVPTNAIYGFSTMLLKVLREMNPEFLAVVVDARGPTFRHLAFEHYKANRPEMPESLRPQIQWIHEIIRALGIRLLEKEGYEADDIMGSLVKILCAQGVEVVLISGDKDLLQLIEPGVIMVDTLHDRVFDREAVLARYGVEPKLLPDLFGLMGDSSDNIPGVPGIGEKRARELLQRFGSLEGVFSCLEEVSPPKIREALSRFRDQAFLSKRLATIDTSMELEVSLESLRHGPADVQKLRGIFKALEFHRLLQEWTTEGEDQRLECRDVASREDLEVLLESFSHTETVGLWVQEQAQEPGRLAAMALAGEEAVAWYVPWAEDLEGLRPLLEAQQPAKVGHNIKAAMVGLGAKGICLGGVAGDTMVASYVLNPTRRAHGLEELAAEFLDSKLGEVTPDSHEGACQRAAAILKLHRSLEQELSKAGLKGLYMELELPLIAVLASMEASGIRVNTGMLQELSMEMEESLSRLEVEIHDLAGVTFNINSPQQLSEVLFERLKLPVLKKTKKGFSTDIEVLEELSKGHPLPAKILEYRSLAKLKSTYVDALPALVDPRTGRIHTSFNQTVTATGRLSSSGPNLQNIPVRTELGQRIRSAFVPGEGCWFLSADYSQVELRILAHLSADPVLREAFQKGHDVHARTAAELLGIPLESVTAQMRREAKVVNFGIIYGMTAYGLAKELGVEQKVAQAYIDGYFQRYKGVRAYLDKVLEQAREKGYVETLLGRRRYLPEILSSNPTARKFAERTAINTPIQGTAADLIKKAMIRIHNRLRAEGCLSRMILQVHDELLLEVLEPEREKIEALVKKEMESVHSLDVPLKVDLGWGKNWAEAH, translated from the coding sequence GTGAGCCAGACTCCCCGTGTACATCTCATAGATGGAAGCTCTTACATCTACAGGGCATTTTATGCCATAAGAGAACTCAAGACCTCCCAAGGTGTACCCACCAACGCCATCTACGGGTTCAGCACCATGCTTCTGAAGGTGTTGCGGGAGATGAACCCGGAGTTCCTGGCCGTGGTGGTGGATGCCCGCGGCCCCACTTTCAGACACCTGGCCTTCGAGCACTACAAGGCCAATCGCCCGGAGATGCCCGAAAGCCTAAGACCCCAGATCCAGTGGATCCATGAAATAATAAGGGCCCTGGGCATCAGGCTCCTGGAAAAAGAGGGTTACGAAGCCGATGACATAATGGGCAGCCTGGTCAAGATCTTGTGCGCCCAGGGGGTGGAGGTGGTCCTCATCTCGGGTGACAAGGACCTTCTTCAGCTTATTGAACCCGGTGTCATCATGGTGGACACCTTACACGACAGGGTCTTTGATCGTGAGGCCGTGCTGGCAAGATATGGAGTGGAGCCCAAGCTGCTGCCGGATCTCTTTGGCCTAATGGGGGACAGCTCCGACAACATCCCTGGAGTGCCGGGAATAGGGGAAAAAAGGGCCAGGGAGCTGCTCCAACGCTTTGGTTCCCTGGAAGGGGTCTTTTCTTGCCTGGAAGAGGTGAGTCCACCCAAGATAAGGGAGGCACTTTCTCGATTTAGAGACCAGGCCTTCTTGAGCAAAAGATTGGCCACCATAGACACTTCCATGGAACTGGAGGTTTCCCTGGAGAGTCTGCGTCACGGCCCAGCAGACGTGCAAAAGCTAAGAGGCATATTCAAGGCCCTGGAATTTCATCGTTTGCTTCAGGAGTGGACCACTGAAGGGGAGGACCAGCGCCTGGAGTGTAGAGATGTGGCTTCTAGGGAGGATCTGGAGGTACTTCTGGAGTCTTTTTCCCATACGGAGACCGTTGGGCTTTGGGTGCAGGAGCAAGCACAAGAGCCAGGCCGACTTGCTGCCATGGCCCTGGCAGGTGAGGAGGCTGTGGCCTGGTATGTGCCCTGGGCAGAGGACCTGGAAGGGCTCAGACCCTTGCTGGAGGCACAGCAGCCCGCCAAAGTTGGTCACAACATCAAGGCTGCCATGGTGGGTCTGGGGGCAAAGGGGATCTGCTTGGGTGGGGTGGCAGGGGACACCATGGTGGCATCGTACGTGCTGAATCCCACGAGGCGTGCCCATGGCTTGGAAGAGCTGGCCGCAGAATTTCTGGACTCCAAGCTTGGGGAAGTGACGCCAGATTCCCATGAGGGTGCTTGCCAGAGGGCGGCCGCAATACTGAAGCTTCACCGAAGCCTTGAACAGGAGCTCTCCAAAGCGGGCTTGAAAGGACTCTATATGGAGCTAGAGCTTCCCCTGATTGCTGTCCTGGCCTCCATGGAAGCCTCGGGCATCAGGGTGAACACCGGGATGCTCCAGGAACTCTCCATGGAGATGGAAGAGAGCCTCTCGAGGCTGGAAGTGGAGATCCATGATCTGGCCGGAGTCACCTTCAACATCAACTCCCCGCAACAGCTATCAGAGGTGCTTTTTGAAAGGCTCAAGTTGCCTGTGCTCAAGAAGACCAAGAAGGGCTTCTCCACGGACATAGAGGTCCTGGAAGAGCTCTCCAAAGGGCACCCCCTTCCAGCCAAGATCCTCGAATACAGGAGCCTTGCAAAGCTCAAGAGCACTTACGTGGATGCACTTCCTGCCCTGGTGGATCCAAGAACAGGGCGGATTCACACATCCTTCAACCAGACCGTGACGGCCACCGGCAGACTCAGCTCCTCAGGTCCCAATCTTCAGAACATACCCGTGCGCACGGAGCTGGGCCAAAGGATCAGAAGCGCCTTCGTGCCAGGGGAAGGGTGTTGGTTCCTCTCGGCTGATTACAGCCAGGTGGAGCTCAGAATCTTGGCGCATCTTTCGGCAGACCCGGTCTTGAGGGAGGCATTCCAGAAGGGGCATGACGTACATGCCAGGACCGCGGCTGAGCTCCTTGGAATTCCCCTGGAAAGTGTCACAGCCCAGATGCGCAGGGAGGCCAAGGTGGTCAACTTCGGTATTATTTACGGCATGACTGCCTATGGCCTGGCCAAGGAACTGGGGGTTGAACAAAAGGTGGCACAGGCTTACATAGATGGGTATTTCCAACGCTACAAAGGGGTCAGAGCGTACTTGGACAAGGTCCTGGAACAGGCCCGGGAAAAGGGCTATGTGGAGACCTTGCTGGGCAGAAGAAGATACCTCCCTGAGATCCTGAGCTCCAACCCCACGGCCAGGAAATTTGCCGAGCGCACGGCCATCAACACCCCTATCCAAGGAACCGCAGCTGATCTGATCAAGAAGGCCATGATACGTATACACAACAGACTGAGGGCCGAGGGGTGCCTCTCGCGCATGATCCTGCAAGTGCACGATGAACTCTTGTTGGAGGTACTTGAGCCCGAGCGGGAAAAGATAGAAGCATTGGTGAAAAAGGAGATGGAAAGCGTGCACAGCTTAGATGTGCCCCTCAAGGTGGATCTGGGCTGGGGGAAAAACTGGGCAGAGGCCCATTGA